The Methylobacterium sp. PvR107 genome contains a region encoding:
- a CDS encoding class I SAM-dependent DNA methyltransferase: MASQLSSGDLLADRRYRYADACLAEGDPAGAADLAEQVLEIAPRYAAAWLLLGRAREALAEPGGDPDLRAAAARAYARALAIDPDDTLGVRAHLVRLGSSDGLPALSPSYVRALFDGYAPRFERHLVEGLGYVGPDLVRDALPNDPPHFATALDLGCGTGLMGAAIRDRAGHLVGVDLSPGMLALARAKLWKERPLYDRLVAGELTAFLGDEPAASADLCLAADVLIYVADLGPVLAGMGRVLRPGGLAAFTVQSHDGTGAALGPDGRYAHADAHIAAAVAGAGLETLTLRPADVRREAGRPVPGRVVVLRRTAA; the protein is encoded by the coding sequence ATGGCCTCGCAGCTCAGTTCCGGCGATCTCCTCGCCGATCGCCGCTATCGTTACGCGGACGCCTGTCTGGCGGAGGGCGACCCTGCCGGAGCGGCGGATCTCGCCGAGCAGGTTCTGGAGATCGCCCCCCGCTACGCGGCCGCCTGGCTGCTCCTCGGCCGGGCCCGGGAAGCCTTGGCCGAGCCCGGCGGCGATCCGGACCTGCGGGCCGCGGCGGCCCGGGCCTATGCCCGCGCCCTTGCCATCGACCCGGACGACACCCTCGGTGTGCGGGCGCACCTCGTGCGCCTGGGCAGCAGCGATGGGCTTCCCGCCCTTTCGCCCTCCTATGTCAGGGCTCTGTTCGACGGCTACGCGCCGCGCTTCGAGCGCCATCTGGTGGAGGGCCTCGGCTATGTCGGCCCGGACCTCGTCCGGGACGCGCTTCCGAACGATCCCCCGCATTTCGCGACGGCGCTCGATCTCGGCTGCGGCACCGGCCTGATGGGCGCGGCGATTCGCGACCGGGCCGGCCATCTCGTCGGCGTCGATCTCTCGCCGGGCATGCTGGCCCTTGCCCGGGCCAAGCTCTGGAAGGAGCGGCCACTCTACGACCGCTTGGTCGCGGGCGAGTTGACCGCCTTTCTGGGCGATGAGCCGGCCGCCTCGGCCGATCTCTGCCTCGCCGCCGACGTCCTGATCTACGTGGCCGATCTCGGCCCCGTCCTGGCCGGGATGGGCCGCGTGCTGCGGCCGGGCGGCCTCGCCGCCTTCACGGTGCAGTCCCACGACGGTACGGGCGCCGCCCTGGGCCCGGACGGCCGCTACGCCCACGCCGATGCTCATATCGCGGCGGCAGTCGCGGGAGCCGGCCTTGAAACCCTGACATTGCGGCCCGCCGACGTCCGGCGGGAGGCCGGCCGGCCGGTCCCGGGGCGCGTCGTTGTGTTGCGCCGCACAGCAGCATGA
- a CDS encoding ligase-associated DNA damage response exonuclease: MPIRASDLLTLTREGLYCPLGRFHVDPTWPVERALITHGHADHARSGHGHVLATPETLRIMAVRYGADFCRQRQEARLGEPIRIGDVTVRFAPAGHVLGSAQIAIERDGVRVVVSGDYKRAPDPTCLPFEVVPCDVFITEATFGLPVFTHPDTRGEVRKLLDSVALFPERAHIVGAYALGKAQRVMALLREEGWDRPIHLHGAMEKLTALYKEEGVPLGDTPKVVAAERKDMHGAIVICPPSSIQDLWSRKFPDPVTCFASGWMRVRARARQKGVELPMVISDHSDWPDLCRTIRDTGAEEVWVTHGQEDALVHWCGTQGIRAKPLHLLGYGDDGEAEPAVEAEAAA; this comes from the coding sequence ATGCCGATACGCGCCAGCGATCTCCTCACCCTGACCCGCGAGGGTCTCTATTGCCCGCTCGGGCGTTTCCACGTCGATCCGACCTGGCCGGTGGAGCGCGCGCTGATCACGCACGGCCATGCCGACCACGCCCGGTCGGGCCACGGCCACGTCCTGGCGACCCCCGAGACCCTGCGGATCATGGCGGTGCGCTACGGCGCGGATTTCTGCCGCCAGCGGCAGGAGGCGAGGCTCGGCGAGCCGATCCGCATCGGTGATGTCACCGTGCGCTTCGCGCCGGCCGGACATGTGCTCGGCTCCGCGCAGATCGCCATCGAGCGGGACGGGGTTCGGGTCGTGGTCTCGGGCGACTACAAGCGGGCGCCGGACCCGACCTGCCTGCCCTTCGAGGTGGTGCCCTGCGACGTGTTCATCACCGAGGCGACCTTCGGTCTGCCGGTCTTCACCCATCCCGACACGCGCGGCGAGGTCCGCAAGCTCCTCGACTCCGTGGCGCTGTTCCCGGAACGCGCCCACATCGTCGGCGCCTACGCGCTGGGCAAGGCGCAGCGGGTGATGGCGCTCCTGCGCGAGGAGGGCTGGGACCGGCCGATCCACCTGCACGGCGCCATGGAGAAACTGACCGCCCTCTACAAGGAGGAGGGGGTGCCGCTGGGCGACACGCCGAAGGTGGTGGCCGCCGAGCGCAAGGACATGCACGGCGCGATCGTGATCTGCCCGCCCTCGTCGATCCAGGACCTGTGGTCGCGCAAGTTCCCCGACCCGGTGACCTGCTTCGCCTCGGGCTGGATGCGGGTGCGCGCCCGCGCCCGCCAGAAGGGCGTCGAGCTGCCGATGGTCATCTCCGACCATTCGGACTGGCCGGACCTGTGCCGCACCATCCGCGACACCGGCGCCGAGGAGGTCTGGGTCACGCACGGCCAGGAGGACGCGCTGGTCCACTGGTGCGGGACGCAGGGTATCCGGGCGAAGCCGCTGCACCTGCTGGGCTACGGCGACGACGGCGAGGCCGAGCCCGCGGTCGAGGCGGAGGCGGCCGCGTGA
- a CDS encoding cisplatin damage response ATP-dependent DNA ligase produces the protein MNDFAHLLDRLAYEPRRNAKLRMLQDYFARTPDPERGYALGAMTGTLSFREAKPALIRGLVEERIDPVLFRLSHNYVGDLAETTALIWPATPLPPPSAGEGTLRSRGVDGSDGAEAGLGLHEGGASSEGVAPLSRPPLTRGPPSPAEGGGDARAGIGHNNPPPHVPTLAEVVETLATIPKRDLPGHLADWLDALDETGRWALLKLVTGNLRVGVSARLAKTAVGALGGHDADAVEEVWHGLTPPFETLFAWVEGRAERPETRNPAPFRPPMLSHPIEEEADLAKLEPAAFSAEWKWDGIRVQLVGGRDRAGEQVGKVYSRTGEDITGAFPDLAEAITFTGALDGELLILRERRVQSFNVLQQRLNRKAVTAKLLEEFPAHVRAYDLLTLDGDDLRAEPFATRREKLEALVTRLDHARIDISPLVPFADWEALAAARADPGSVGAGEDADAIEGVMLKRLNSPYLPGRPKGPWWKWKREPHIVDAVMMYAQRGHGKRSSFYSDYTFGVWREAPEGGDELVPVGKAYHGFTDAELAKLDRYVRNNTTKRFGPVREVAHGREAGLVLEIAFEGVQRSTRHKSGVAMRFPRVSRIRWDKPPAEADRIDVLERILARGEREVAPGATLLEKSA, from the coding sequence GTGAACGACTTCGCCCATCTCCTCGACCGCCTCGCCTACGAGCCGCGCCGCAACGCGAAGCTGCGCATGCTCCAGGATTACTTCGCCCGGACGCCCGATCCGGAGCGCGGCTACGCGCTCGGCGCCATGACCGGCACGCTGAGCTTTCGCGAAGCCAAGCCGGCGCTGATCCGCGGGCTGGTGGAGGAGCGGATCGACCCGGTGCTGTTCCGGCTCTCGCACAATTACGTCGGCGATCTCGCCGAGACCACGGCGCTGATCTGGCCCGCCACCCCTCTCCCTCCCCCCTCCGCGGGGGAGGGGACCCTGCGCAGCAGGGGGGTCGATGGGAGCGACGGCGCAGAAGCCGGCCTTGGCCTTCATGAAGGCGGTGCCTCCTCCGAAGGCGTCGCTCCCCTCTCCCGACCCCCGCTGACGCGGGGGCCACCCTCCCCCGCAGAGGGGGGAGGGGATGCGCGCGCAGGGATTGGCCACAACAATCCCCCACCACACGTCCCCACCCTCGCCGAGGTCGTGGAGACGCTGGCGACCATTCCGAAGCGCGACCTGCCCGGCCATCTCGCCGACTGGCTCGACGCCCTCGACGAGACCGGGCGCTGGGCGCTCCTGAAGCTCGTCACCGGCAACCTGCGGGTCGGCGTCTCGGCGCGTCTCGCCAAGACCGCGGTGGGCGCGCTGGGCGGCCACGACGCCGATGCGGTGGAGGAGGTCTGGCACGGGCTGACCCCGCCGTTCGAGACCCTGTTCGCCTGGGTCGAGGGCCGGGCCGAGCGGCCCGAGACCCGCAACCCGGCCCCGTTCCGGCCGCCGATGCTGTCGCACCCGATCGAGGAGGAGGCCGACCTCGCGAAGCTGGAGCCGGCGGCGTTCTCGGCCGAGTGGAAATGGGACGGCATCCGCGTCCAGCTCGTGGGCGGTCGCGACCGGGCCGGCGAGCAGGTCGGAAAGGTCTATTCCCGCACCGGCGAGGACATCACCGGGGCATTCCCGGATCTCGCCGAGGCGATCACCTTCACGGGCGCCCTCGACGGCGAGCTCCTGATCCTGCGGGAGCGCCGGGTGCAGAGCTTCAACGTGCTCCAGCAGCGCCTCAACCGGAAGGCGGTCACGGCCAAGCTCCTGGAGGAGTTTCCCGCCCATGTGCGGGCCTACGATCTCCTGACCCTCGACGGCGACGACCTGCGGGCCGAGCCCTTCGCAACCCGCCGGGAGAAGCTGGAAGCCCTCGTCACCCGCCTCGATCACGCGCGGATCGACATCTCGCCGCTGGTGCCCTTCGCCGATTGGGAAGCGCTGGCCGCCGCCCGGGCCGATCCGGGTTCCGTCGGCGCGGGCGAGGATGCCGACGCCATCGAGGGCGTGATGCTCAAGCGCCTCAACAGCCCCTACCTGCCGGGCCGGCCGAAGGGACCGTGGTGGAAATGGAAGCGCGAGCCGCACATCGTCGACGCGGTGATGATGTACGCCCAGCGCGGGCACGGGAAGCGCTCGTCCTTCTACTCGGACTACACGTTCGGCGTCTGGCGCGAGGCGCCCGAGGGAGGCGACGAGCTGGTGCCGGTGGGCAAGGCCTATCACGGCTTCACCGACGCCGAGCTCGCCAAGCTGGACCGCTACGTCCGCAACAACACCACCAAGCGCTTCGGCCCGGTGCGCGAGGTTGCCCACGGGCGGGAGGCGGGGCTCGTCCTGGAGATCGCGTTCGAAGGTGTGCAGCGCTCGACCCGGCACAAGTCGGGCGTGGCGATGCGCTTCCCCCGGGTCAGCCGCATCCGCTGGGACAAGCCGCCCGCGGAGGCCGACCGGATCGACGTGCTGGAACGGATCCTGGCCCGCGGCGAGCGCGAGGTCGCGCCGGGCGCGACGCTGCTGGAGAAGAGCGCATGA